One Apis cerana isolate GH-2021 linkage group LG15, AcerK_1.0, whole genome shotgun sequence DNA window includes the following coding sequences:
- the LOC107995591 gene encoding dedicator of cytokinesis protein 1 isoform X1 produces MTMAWKQVKEHLGVAIHNFVHGTPYTMRLTVGEIVQILEECGDWYYGHSKFKGTFGIFPKSYIYILQQSKNMDCLIHEITNVLREWGHHWKHLYVIHSVHFRTMQQQILELIGYRSKILSGTLTVDELKDMKRLATARIDTGNQLLGMDMVVRDDQGNVLNPEETSTIQLYYHHETAAERIKKATNDTKQKPLKLQTPVYSHIFFVSVRNFVCKMAEDVELLLTLYDGREMKAITENYVVSWSKEGLARDIDQLHNLRVLFTDLGSRDLAKDKVYLVCYVIRVGGMEAKDADHRRSSVAQTNQKIKNTENMRRPFGVAAMDITSYINGKLEGDSDHHHFIPFVQCCEKESLDGTLRRILSQKETNIQKNSNGNSGSFAGGQGLWTSLKLLRGDPKQVRDENPHLVLGNVAIARKMGFPEVILPGDVRNDLYLTLISGEFNKGSKSTDKNVEVTVKVCNEFGIPIPGVITLGGGALLIDEYHSVIYYHEDKPRWCETFKIAVPIEEFKQAHLKFTFKHRSSNEAKDKSEKPFALSYVKLMQRNGTTLQDIQHELLVYKLDQKKYEETDISYLKLPSTRGELIELNIEKKPTLGALTLSSKDSFLIATNICSTKLTQNVDLLGLLNWASHNTDLKESLTALMKVDGEEVVKFLQDVLDALFNILMSNSDSDIYDDMVFECLLYIIGLVSDRKYQHFQPVMDLYISESFSATLAYKKLITVLRKRIDNATNNDGQERDILLKTMKSLQYCMRFVVESRLLFTALNQDEEEFSQTLTELLKSIVELMRHETDSTLLVQGACLKYLPTTIPHLLRVYSGKQLSTILTDLLITLPMRRLTKQKMMTVNDIVHSPLFLNAECRAILLPRITILVRDLLEAKEEGLSSTPGNSVAKVARLLGENRHRLNQHRGYSEEVELCVKILSDILDLTFRKNIGSTVQDVKEIMLTALRTIIQTVISMDRENPLVGNLVSVMLAIFRQMTQHHYEIYINHFGTKFDLLDFLMEILLVFKDLVSKSVFPEDWCEMIMLQNSIILKSLRYFSGTIRDYFFIDFEQQAWSNFFHCAIAFLTQPALQLETFTPSKRNRIVSRYNDMRRETAFEIRSMWFNLGQHKILFVPALVGAILEMALIPESELRKATIPIFFDMMQCEFYSSRIVEGYGDTKRDPAHIKANFTEYENEMIAKLDILVEGGRGDEQFRLLWIQVMGNLCEKHSTMREQGLRFVDTVAKLMERLLQYRDIIHAESQEHRMLCIVNLLEFYSEINRKEMYIRYVNKLCELHLECDNYTEAAYSLKLHSQLLAWSDQLLPPLLKSHRYLLCQTHRELKEALYNDMIEYFDKGKMWECALAICKELVAQYEEETFDYLQLSVLLRRMAKFYDSIVKQLRPEPEYFRVAYYGRGHPAFLQNKVFIYRGKEYERLSDFCSRTLNQLPNAEQMNKLSPPTSEMLESNHQYVQINRVDPLMDEKRHRLSGKPITAEAVLRYHRVNDVQRFRFSRPAPKKDIISTTVNSGDKEKDMNTLNNEFASLWLERTVLVTSHPLPGILRCFPVTSSETYLVSPLRNAIETMEATNIALRDLILAHKADNNLPLNPLSMKLNGILDPAVMGGIDNYEKAFLNSEYRNSHLEETSDLLKLEGLIAEQIPLLSIGVQLHKMRAPPELTPFHQRLEQCFASMRNQVEAKYGKRTCDLQIENLTQSVTMRRHQASRGEIHRLSESNINTDCGTHSRVSSLTRSQVATFKSLASFNFNNSTPSSGTQNISLSSSITQPTIMLNRNSSIRSHILSTASLQKALGSPSPGTNKKKDSKRRSSRKSDSVASTKNDQPTSQWYTTTDVSQITSIPATPSISSFLSTPKFELRQELTPKRPLRSEVEKERRISNRLSGQSQHYLRNINNGMDLSSLGKGNRDSIGTTDSTASEDDPPPPLPMKTREADYCNLPEELPIQHYGTGSLNNFNRSLGQWSKNKLPTPTDDLDIQTKPPTPPPKPKRPPYNLNKLILSSDIDNFSQDPSVT; encoded by the exons atgacaaTGGCATGGAAGCAAGTTAAAGAACATTTAGGAGTag ctattcataattttgtaCATGGAACTCCTTATACAATGCGATTAACTGTTGGagaaattgtacaaatattagAAGAATGTGGAGATTGGTATTATGGACATAGTAAATTTAAAGGGacatttggaatttttccaaaatcttatatatatatattacaacaatcaaaaaatatggACTGTTTAATACATGAAATTACTAATGTTTTAAGAGAATGGGGACATCATTGGAAGCATTTATATGTg ATTCATTCTGTGCACTTTAGGACAATGCAACAACAAATTTTAGAGTTAATAGGATATAGAAGCAAAATTTTAAGTGGTACATTAACAGTGGATGaattaaaagatatgaaaagaTTAGCAACAGCTAGAATTGATACTGGTAATCAATTATTAGGTATGGATATGGTTGTCCGTGATGATCAAGGAAATGTTCTTAATCCTGAAGAAACAAGtacaattcaattatattatcatcatGAAACAGCTgcagaaagaataaaaaaagcaacTAATGATACTAAACAAAAGCCTTTAAAACTACAAACACCAGTATACTCACATATCTTTTTTGTTAGTGTAAGAAATTTTGTATGTAAAATGGCAGAAGatgtagaattattattgactTTATATGATGGTAGAGAAATGAAAGCAATTACTGAAAATTATGTAGTATCATGGAGTAAAGAAGGACTTGCAAGAGATATAGATCAACTTCACAATCTTAGAGTTTTATTCACAGATCTTGGCTCTCGAGATTTAGCCAaagataaagtttatttaGTTTGTTATGTAATTAGAGTAGGAGGCATGGAAGCTAAAGATGCTGATCACAGACGTTCAAGTGTAGCACAaactaatcaaaaaataaaaaatactgaaaATATGAGAAGACCATTTGGTGTAGCAGCAATGGATATTACTTCATATATCAATGGTAAACTTGAAGGTGATTCAGATCATCatcattttattccatttgtaca aTGTTGTGAGAAAGAAAGTTTGGATGGCACATTACGTAGAATTCTTTcccaaaaagaaacaaatattcaaaaaaatagtaatggaAATAGTGGCAGCTTTGCTGGTGGTCAGGGTTTATGGACTAGCTTAAAGTTGCTTAGAGGAGATCCAaaacaa gtACGCGATGAAAATCCACATTTAGTACTTGGTAATGTTGCTATTGCAAGAAAAATGGGATTTCCAGAAGTTATTTTACCAGGTGATGTGAGAAATGATTTGTATCTCACATTGATTAGTGgtgaatttaataaaggaTCAAAATCTACAGACAAAAATGTTGAAGTTACA gttAAAGTATGCAATGAATTTGGTATACCAATACCAGGAGTTATTACATTAGGTGGTGGAGCTTTATTAATTGATGAATATCATagtgttatttattatcatgaaGATAAGCCTAGATGGtgtgaaacatttaaaattgctGTACctattgaagaatttaaacaagctcatttgaaatttacatttaaacatCGTAGTTCGAATGAAGCAAAAGATAAATCTGAGAAACCTTTTGCCTTAagttatgttaaattaatgcAACGTAATGGAACAACTTTACAAGATATACAACATGAATTATTAGTTTACAAGTTGgatcaaaagaaatatgaagaaactgacatttcatatttgaaattgcCATCAACAAGGGGTGAATTG attgaattaaatattgaaaaaaaaccaACATTAGGAGCACTTACTTTAAGTAGTAAAGATAGTTTTTTAATAGCAACTAATATTTGTTCAACAAAATTAACGCAAAATGTAGATTTATTGGGTTTATTGAATTGGGCATCACACAATACAGATTTGAAAGAATCTCTGACTGCTTTAATGAAAGTTGATGGTGAAGAAGTAGTAAAGTTTTTACAg gatGTTTTAGATgctttatttaacatattaatgaGTAATTCAGATAGTGATATTTATGATGATATGGTAtttgaatgtttattatatattattggtcTTGTGTCTGATAGAAAATATCAACACTTTCAACCAGTAATGGATTTGTATATTTCCGAGAGTTTCTCTGCAACGCTTGCATACAAGAAATTGATTACAGTATTACGTAAACGTATAGATAATGCAACTAATAATGATGGACAAGAACGCGATATATTGCTTAAAACAATGAAAAGTCTTCAATATTGTATGAGATTTGTTGTAGAATCCCGTCTTTTATTCACTgc attaaatcaagatgaagaagaattttctcaaactttaacagaattattgaaatctatTGTTGAACTTATGAGACATGAAACAGATAGTACTTTATTAGTTCAAGGAGCATGtctaaaatatttaccaaCTACTATACCCCATTTACTACGGGTATATAGTGGCAAACAATTGAGCACAATTTTGactgatttattaattactttaccAATGAGAAGACTAACTAAACAAAAAATGATGACTGTAAATGATATTGTTCACAgtcctctttttttaaatgcagAATGTAGAGCAATTTTATTACCTAGAATTACTATTTTGGTTCGTGATTTATTGGAAGCTAAAGAAGAG GGGCTATCAAGTACGCCTGGAAATAGCGTGGCGAAGGTAGCCAGGCTGCTCGGCGAAAATCGACATCGACTCAACCAGCACCGTGGCTATTCTGAAGAG GTTGAATTGTGTGTCAAGATTTTATCTGATATCTTGGATTTaacatttagaaaaaatataggaagCACTGTACAGgatgtaaaagaaattatgcTAACTGCTTTACGGACTATTATCCAAACAGTTATATCAATGGATAGAGAAAACCCATTAGTGGGTAATTTAGTTTCGGTCATGTTAGCAATATTCAG acAAATGACACAAcatcattatgaaatttatataaatcattttggaACCAAATTTGATTTGCTTGATTTTCTAATGGAGATATTACttgtatttaaagatttagtATCAAAAAGTGTATTTCCAGAAGATTGGTGTGAAATGATAATGCTTcaaaatagtataattttaaaatcattgcgTTATTTTTCGGGTACTAttagagattatttttttattgattttgaacAACAAGCTTGGTCTAACTTCTTCCATTGTGCAATTGCATTTTTAACTCAACCAGCTCTACAATTGGAAACATTTACACCATCAAAACGTAATCGTATTGTTTCGCGTTATAATGATATGCGGAG agaaacaGCATTTGAAATACGATCCATGTGGTTTAATTTAGGAcaacataaaatattgtttgttcCAGCTTTAGTTGGAGCAATATTAGAAATGGCATTAATTCCAGAAAGTGAGCTAAGAAAAGCAACAATacctatattttttgatatgatGCAATGTGAATTTTACAGTTCACGTATTGTTGAAGGATATGGTGATACAAAACGTGATCCTGCACACATAAAAGCTAATTTCAcagaatatgaaaatgaaatgattgcaaaattagatatatta GTTGAGGGTGGCAGAGGGGATGAACAATTTCGTTTGCTTTGGATTCAAGTAATGGGTAATCTTTGTGAAAAACATTCAACTATGCGAGAACAAGGATTACGTTTCGTTGATACAGTAGCTAAACTTATGGAACGTCTATTACAATATCGTGATATTATTCATGCTGAATCTCAAGAACATAGGATGCTATGTATTGTAAacttattagaattttattcggaaataaatagaaaagaaatgtatattag ATATGTAAACAAGCTTTGTGAGTTACATTTAGAATGTGACAACTATACCGAAGCCGCATATTCTTTAAAACTTCATAGTCAATTATTAGCTTGGAGCGATCAACTATTACCACCACTTTTAAAATCGCATAGATATTTACTATGTCAAACGCATCGTGAGTTAAAAGAagcattatataatgatatgattgaatattttgataaaggTAAAATGTGGGAATGTGCGCTTGCAATATGTAAAGAATTAGTTGCACAATATGAAGAAGAAACATtcgattatttacaattatctgTATTATTAAGGCGCATGGCCAAATTTTACGATTCTATAGTAAAACAATTAAGACCTGAGCCTGAATATTTTAGAGTTGCATATTATGGTCGTGGTCATCCGGCGTTTTTACAAAACAAG gtatttatttatcgtgggAAAGAATATGAACGTCTCAGTGATTTTTGTTCACGAACATTAAATCAGTTACCAAATGCagaacaaatgaataaattatctcCTCCTACTTCGGAAATGTTAGAATCCAATCATCAATATGTTCAAATCAATAGGGTAGATCCATTAATGGATGAGAAAAGACACCGACTTAGTGGAAAACCTATAACTGCAGAGGCAGTATTGag atatcatCGAGTAAACGATGTTCAGCGTTTCCGCTTTTCAAGACCAGCACcaaagaaagatataatttcgACTACTGTAAATTCTggtgataaagaaaaagatatgaatactcttaataatgaatttgctTCGTTATGGTTAGAAAGAACAGTACTCGTTACGAGTCATCCTTTGCCGGGTATTCTTAGATGTTTTCCTGTTACATCCAGTGAAACCTATTTAGTTAGTCCTCTTCGAAATGCAATTGAAACAATGGAAGCTACAAATATTGCATTAAGAGATTTGATCTTAGCACATAAAGCTGATAATAATCTTCCGTTAAATCCGCTTAGCATGAAATTAAATGGTATATTAGATCCAGCAGTTATGGGTGGTATAGATAATTATGAGAAAGCATTTCTCAATTCTGAATATCGCAATTCTCATTTAGAAGAAACTTCTGatcttttgaaattggaaGGATTAATTGCTGAACAAATTCCACTATTAAGTATTGGTGTTCAATTACATAAAATGCGTGCTCCACCTGAATTAACTCCGTTTCATCAGCGTTTGGAACAATGTTTTGCATCAATGCGAAATCAAGTAGAAGCAAAATACGGAAAAAGA ACATGTGatttacaaattgaaaatttaacccAATCTGTTACGATGCGACGACATCAAGCTTCAAGGGGCGAGATTCATCGATTATctgaatcaaatataaatacaga CTGTGGAACTCACTCCAGGGTATCCTCTCTTACAAGATCCCAAGTTGCAACATTCAAGTCGCTCGCctcattcaattttaataacagcACGCCTTCATCTGGTACTCAAAACATCAGTTTATCAAG TTCTATAACACAACCGACTATTATGCTAAATAG gAATTCTTCAATACGTTCACACATACTGTCAACGGCATCTCTACAAAAGGCATTAGGAAGTCCAAGTCCaggaacaaataaaaagaaagattcgaaGCGAAGAAGTTCACGCAAAAGTGATTCAGTTGCATCAACAAAAAATGATCAACCGACGAGTCAATGGTATACTACAACAGATGTATCACAAATTACATCAATCCCTGCTACTCCATCAATATCTAGTTTTCTTTCTACTCCGAAATTTGAACTTCGTCAAGAG
- the LOC107995591 gene encoding dedicator of cytokinesis protein 1 isoform X7, with protein MTMAWKQVKEHLGVAIHNFVHGTPYTMRLTVGEIVQILEECGDWYYGHSKFKGTFGIFPKSYIYILQQSKNMDCLIHEITNVLREWGHHWKHLYVIHSVHFRTMQQQILELIGYRSKILSGTLTVDELKDMKRLATARIDTGNQLLGMDMVVRDDQGNVLNPEETSTIQLYYHHETAAERIKKATNDTKQKPLKLQTPVYSHIFFVSVRNFVCKMAEDVELLLTLYDGREMKAITENYVVSWSKEGLARDIDQLHNLRVLFTDLGSRDLAKDKVYLVCYVIRVGGMEAKDADHRRSSVAQTNQKIKNTENMRRPFGVAAMDITSYINGKLEGDSDHHHFIPFVQCCEKESLDGTLRRILSQKETNIQKNSNGNSGSFAGGQGLWTSLKLLRGDPKQVRDENPHLVLGNVAIARKMGFPEVILPGDVRNDLYLTLISGEFNKGSKSTDKNVEVTVKVCNEFGIPIPGVITLGGGALLIDEYHSVIYYHEDKPRWCETFKIAVPIEEFKQAHLKFTFKHRSSNEAKDKSEKPFALSYVKLMQRNGTTLQDIQHELLVYKLDQKKYEETDISYLKLPSTRGELIELNIEKKPTLGALTLSSKDSFLIATNICSTKLTQNVDLLGLLNWASHNTDLKESLTALMKVDGEEVVKFLQDVLDALFNILMSNSDSDIYDDMVFECLLYIIGLVSDRKYQHFQPVMDLYISESFSATLAYKKLITVLRKRIDNATNNDGQERDILLKTMKSLQYCMRFVVESRLLFTALNQDEEEFSQTLTELLKSIVELMRHETDSTLLVQGACLKYLPTTIPHLLRVYSGKQLSTILTDLLITLPMRRLTKQKMMTVNDIVHSPLFLNAECRAILLPRITILVRDLLEAKEEVELCVKILSDILDLTFRKNIGSTVQDVKEIMLTALRTIIQTVISMDRENPLVGNLVSVMLAIFRQMTQHHYEIYINHFGTKFDLLDFLMEILLVFKDLVSKSVFPEDWCEMIMLQNSIILKSLRYFSGTIRDYFFIDFEQQAWSNFFHCAIAFLTQPALQLETFTPSKRNRIVSRYNDMRRETAFEIRSMWFNLGQHKILFVPALVGAILEMALIPESELRKATIPIFFDMMQCEFYSSRIVEGYGDTKRDPAHIKANFTEYENEMIAKLDILVEGGRGDEQFRLLWIQVMGNLCEKHSTMREQGLRFVDTVAKLMERLLQYRDIIHAESQEHRMLCIVNLLEFYSEINRKEMYIRYVNKLCELHLECDNYTEAAYSLKLHSQLLAWSDQLLPPLLKSHRYLLCQTHRELKEALYNDMIEYFDKGKMWECALAICKELVAQYEEETFDYLQLSVLLRRMAKFYDSIVKQLRPEPEYFRVAYYGRGHPAFLQNKVFIYRGKEYERLSDFCSRTLNQLPNAEQMNKLSPPTSEMLESNHQYVQINRVDPLMDEKRHRLSGKPITAEAVLRYHRVNDVQRFRFSRPAPKKDIISTTVNSGDKEKDMNTLNNEFASLWLERTVLVTSHPLPGILRCFPVTSSETYLVSPLRNAIETMEATNIALRDLILAHKADNNLPLNPLSMKLNGILDPAVMGGIDNYEKAFLNSEYRNSHLEETSDLLKLEGLIAEQIPLLSIGVQLHKMRAPPELTPFHQRLEQCFASMRNQVEAKYGKRTCDLQIENLTQSVTMRRHQASRGEIHRLSESNINTDCGTHSRVSSLTRSQVATFKSLASFNFNNSTPSSGTQNISLSRNSSIRSHILSTASLQKALGSPSPGTNKKKDSKRRSSRKSDSVASTKNDQPTSQWYTTTDVSQITSIPATPSISSFLSTPKFELRQELTPKRPLRSEVEKERRISNRLSGQSQHYLRNINNGMDLSSLGKGNRDSIGTTDSTASEDDPPPPLPMKTREADYCNLPEELPIQHYGTGSLNNFNRSLGQWSKNKLPTPTDDLDIQTKPPTPPPKPKRPPYNLNKLILSSDIDNFSQDPSVT; from the exons atgacaaTGGCATGGAAGCAAGTTAAAGAACATTTAGGAGTag ctattcataattttgtaCATGGAACTCCTTATACAATGCGATTAACTGTTGGagaaattgtacaaatattagAAGAATGTGGAGATTGGTATTATGGACATAGTAAATTTAAAGGGacatttggaatttttccaaaatcttatatatatatattacaacaatcaaaaaatatggACTGTTTAATACATGAAATTACTAATGTTTTAAGAGAATGGGGACATCATTGGAAGCATTTATATGTg ATTCATTCTGTGCACTTTAGGACAATGCAACAACAAATTTTAGAGTTAATAGGATATAGAAGCAAAATTTTAAGTGGTACATTAACAGTGGATGaattaaaagatatgaaaagaTTAGCAACAGCTAGAATTGATACTGGTAATCAATTATTAGGTATGGATATGGTTGTCCGTGATGATCAAGGAAATGTTCTTAATCCTGAAGAAACAAGtacaattcaattatattatcatcatGAAACAGCTgcagaaagaataaaaaaagcaacTAATGATACTAAACAAAAGCCTTTAAAACTACAAACACCAGTATACTCACATATCTTTTTTGTTAGTGTAAGAAATTTTGTATGTAAAATGGCAGAAGatgtagaattattattgactTTATATGATGGTAGAGAAATGAAAGCAATTACTGAAAATTATGTAGTATCATGGAGTAAAGAAGGACTTGCAAGAGATATAGATCAACTTCACAATCTTAGAGTTTTATTCACAGATCTTGGCTCTCGAGATTTAGCCAaagataaagtttatttaGTTTGTTATGTAATTAGAGTAGGAGGCATGGAAGCTAAAGATGCTGATCACAGACGTTCAAGTGTAGCACAaactaatcaaaaaataaaaaatactgaaaATATGAGAAGACCATTTGGTGTAGCAGCAATGGATATTACTTCATATATCAATGGTAAACTTGAAGGTGATTCAGATCATCatcattttattccatttgtaca aTGTTGTGAGAAAGAAAGTTTGGATGGCACATTACGTAGAATTCTTTcccaaaaagaaacaaatattcaaaaaaatagtaatggaAATAGTGGCAGCTTTGCTGGTGGTCAGGGTTTATGGACTAGCTTAAAGTTGCTTAGAGGAGATCCAaaacaa gtACGCGATGAAAATCCACATTTAGTACTTGGTAATGTTGCTATTGCAAGAAAAATGGGATTTCCAGAAGTTATTTTACCAGGTGATGTGAGAAATGATTTGTATCTCACATTGATTAGTGgtgaatttaataaaggaTCAAAATCTACAGACAAAAATGTTGAAGTTACA gttAAAGTATGCAATGAATTTGGTATACCAATACCAGGAGTTATTACATTAGGTGGTGGAGCTTTATTAATTGATGAATATCATagtgttatttattatcatgaaGATAAGCCTAGATGGtgtgaaacatttaaaattgctGTACctattgaagaatttaaacaagctcatttgaaatttacatttaaacatCGTAGTTCGAATGAAGCAAAAGATAAATCTGAGAAACCTTTTGCCTTAagttatgttaaattaatgcAACGTAATGGAACAACTTTACAAGATATACAACATGAATTATTAGTTTACAAGTTGgatcaaaagaaatatgaagaaactgacatttcatatttgaaattgcCATCAACAAGGGGTGAATTG attgaattaaatattgaaaaaaaaccaACATTAGGAGCACTTACTTTAAGTAGTAAAGATAGTTTTTTAATAGCAACTAATATTTGTTCAACAAAATTAACGCAAAATGTAGATTTATTGGGTTTATTGAATTGGGCATCACACAATACAGATTTGAAAGAATCTCTGACTGCTTTAATGAAAGTTGATGGTGAAGAAGTAGTAAAGTTTTTACAg gatGTTTTAGATgctttatttaacatattaatgaGTAATTCAGATAGTGATATTTATGATGATATGGTAtttgaatgtttattatatattattggtcTTGTGTCTGATAGAAAATATCAACACTTTCAACCAGTAATGGATTTGTATATTTCCGAGAGTTTCTCTGCAACGCTTGCATACAAGAAATTGATTACAGTATTACGTAAACGTATAGATAATGCAACTAATAATGATGGACAAGAACGCGATATATTGCTTAAAACAATGAAAAGTCTTCAATATTGTATGAGATTTGTTGTAGAATCCCGTCTTTTATTCACTgc attaaatcaagatgaagaagaattttctcaaactttaacagaattattgaaatctatTGTTGAACTTATGAGACATGAAACAGATAGTACTTTATTAGTTCAAGGAGCATGtctaaaatatttaccaaCTACTATACCCCATTTACTACGGGTATATAGTGGCAAACAATTGAGCACAATTTTGactgatttattaattactttaccAATGAGAAGACTAACTAAACAAAAAATGATGACTGTAAATGATATTGTTCACAgtcctctttttttaaatgcagAATGTAGAGCAATTTTATTACCTAGAATTACTATTTTGGTTCGTGATTTATTGGAAGCTAAAGAAGAG GTTGAATTGTGTGTCAAGATTTTATCTGATATCTTGGATTTaacatttagaaaaaatataggaagCACTGTACAGgatgtaaaagaaattatgcTAACTGCTTTACGGACTATTATCCAAACAGTTATATCAATGGATAGAGAAAACCCATTAGTGGGTAATTTAGTTTCGGTCATGTTAGCAATATTCAG acAAATGACACAAcatcattatgaaatttatataaatcattttggaACCAAATTTGATTTGCTTGATTTTCTAATGGAGATATTACttgtatttaaagatttagtATCAAAAAGTGTATTTCCAGAAGATTGGTGTGAAATGATAATGCTTcaaaatagtataattttaaaatcattgcgTTATTTTTCGGGTACTAttagagattatttttttattgattttgaacAACAAGCTTGGTCTAACTTCTTCCATTGTGCAATTGCATTTTTAACTCAACCAGCTCTACAATTGGAAACATTTACACCATCAAAACGTAATCGTATTGTTTCGCGTTATAATGATATGCGGAG agaaacaGCATTTGAAATACGATCCATGTGGTTTAATTTAGGAcaacataaaatattgtttgttcCAGCTTTAGTTGGAGCAATATTAGAAATGGCATTAATTCCAGAAAGTGAGCTAAGAAAAGCAACAATacctatattttttgatatgatGCAATGTGAATTTTACAGTTCACGTATTGTTGAAGGATATGGTGATACAAAACGTGATCCTGCACACATAAAAGCTAATTTCAcagaatatgaaaatgaaatgattgcaaaattagatatatta GTTGAGGGTGGCAGAGGGGATGAACAATTTCGTTTGCTTTGGATTCAAGTAATGGGTAATCTTTGTGAAAAACATTCAACTATGCGAGAACAAGGATTACGTTTCGTTGATACAGTAGCTAAACTTATGGAACGTCTATTACAATATCGTGATATTATTCATGCTGAATCTCAAGAACATAGGATGCTATGTATTGTAAacttattagaattttattcggaaataaatagaaaagaaatgtatattag ATATGTAAACAAGCTTTGTGAGTTACATTTAGAATGTGACAACTATACCGAAGCCGCATATTCTTTAAAACTTCATAGTCAATTATTAGCTTGGAGCGATCAACTATTACCACCACTTTTAAAATCGCATAGATATTTACTATGTCAAACGCATCGTGAGTTAAAAGAagcattatataatgatatgattgaatattttgataaaggTAAAATGTGGGAATGTGCGCTTGCAATATGTAAAGAATTAGTTGCACAATATGAAGAAGAAACATtcgattatttacaattatctgTATTATTAAGGCGCATGGCCAAATTTTACGATTCTATAGTAAAACAATTAAGACCTGAGCCTGAATATTTTAGAGTTGCATATTATGGTCGTGGTCATCCGGCGTTTTTACAAAACAAG gtatttatttatcgtgggAAAGAATATGAACGTCTCAGTGATTTTTGTTCACGAACATTAAATCAGTTACCAAATGCagaacaaatgaataaattatctcCTCCTACTTCGGAAATGTTAGAATCCAATCATCAATATGTTCAAATCAATAGGGTAGATCCATTAATGGATGAGAAAAGACACCGACTTAGTGGAAAACCTATAACTGCAGAGGCAGTATTGag atatcatCGAGTAAACGATGTTCAGCGTTTCCGCTTTTCAAGACCAGCACcaaagaaagatataatttcgACTACTGTAAATTCTggtgataaagaaaaagatatgaatactcttaataatgaatttgctTCGTTATGGTTAGAAAGAACAGTACTCGTTACGAGTCATCCTTTGCCGGGTATTCTTAGATGTTTTCCTGTTACATCCAGTGAAACCTATTTAGTTAGTCCTCTTCGAAATGCAATTGAAACAATGGAAGCTACAAATATTGCATTAAGAGATTTGATCTTAGCACATAAAGCTGATAATAATCTTCCGTTAAATCCGCTTAGCATGAAATTAAATGGTATATTAGATCCAGCAGTTATGGGTGGTATAGATAATTATGAGAAAGCATTTCTCAATTCTGAATATCGCAATTCTCATTTAGAAGAAACTTCTGatcttttgaaattggaaGGATTAATTGCTGAACAAATTCCACTATTAAGTATTGGTGTTCAATTACATAAAATGCGTGCTCCACCTGAATTAACTCCGTTTCATCAGCGTTTGGAACAATGTTTTGCATCAATGCGAAATCAAGTAGAAGCAAAATACGGAAAAAGA ACATGTGatttacaaattgaaaatttaacccAATCTGTTACGATGCGACGACATCAAGCTTCAAGGGGCGAGATTCATCGATTATctgaatcaaatataaatacaga CTGTGGAACTCACTCCAGGGTATCCTCTCTTACAAGATCCCAAGTTGCAACATTCAAGTCGCTCGCctcattcaattttaataacagcACGCCTTCATCTGGTACTCAAAACATCAGTTTATCAAG gAATTCTTCAATACGTTCACACATACTGTCAACGGCATCTCTACAAAAGGCATTAGGAAGTCCAAGTCCaggaacaaataaaaagaaagattcgaaGCGAAGAAGTTCACGCAAAAGTGATTCAGTTGCATCAACAAAAAATGATCAACCGACGAGTCAATGGTATACTACAACAGATGTATCACAAATTACATCAATCCCTGCTACTCCATCAATATCTAGTTTTCTTTCTACTCCGAAATTTGAACTTCGTCAAGAG